The Delphinus delphis chromosome 11, mDelDel1.2, whole genome shotgun sequence DNA segment TTTGGTTCCCTTGAGTCTGGAGCGTGACGGTGGAAGGTAAGGGTTCTGGGTGAGCTTGAACTGTTTCTTCCCATTCTCTAGGCTTCAGTTGTCTCATCAGCGTGGGATGGGGGCGGTTCTCTGGTTGATCTGTGTGGGGTCTCACTGTCAATAATTGAGCATCTCTGGGACACACCTAGGTGTCCTAATAGAACAGTGGCCAGCTCTGAGATAGCCTGTGCTCATTAAGACTCTTGATTTAGCCTGAGAACCCATGAGTGACTTTGGGCAGTCTCCTCCTTTTTCTGTGCTTTGGTCTCCACGTTGGTAAAATTGGGCAGCTATTATCTGAGTAGAGGCTGCCTCTGACTACTGTATTTAAGATTGCACTTTGCTGACTCCCTCTTATCTTTCTGTGCTTGTTTTACAACTTCATTGGTTTCTCTTAACCCTACTAGGGATGAAAGTACCAGTGTGCAGGGAATTTTGTTTGTCACTGCCGTATTCCCGgctctagaacagtgcttggaacGTGACAGGTACTCAGTAGGTAATTGGGGAATATTGCCTAGATAGGAACAGGTGGTTCCTAAGAGAATAACAGCCGTCTTATCCCAAGACTGTCTTGCCTCCCTTCCCAGCCTGCaccccttcttcctttctgatgacAGAAGTCAGGAAAGgtgggaagccccagaagtttcACATCTCTGACTGCCTGGGCCTCCTGAGAGGCCAGGATGGGGAATTGAGAGGCAATGATATTGACCAGGCCCTCCTTCCTCAGGCACAGTGCCTCACCCAGCCTTCTGTCTCTGCAACAGGGAGATGACTTCCTTATCCGCATTTTGCAGTGAGGAagatgaagctcagagaggctgagcaaTTTGCCCGAGGTCCCGAAGTCAGACAGAGCCAGAGCTCCAATGCAGGGTTCCAGGCGTTGATCCCTGTTCTCTAAGTATCCCTGCCTTGCTGACTttatctttctccctccctcctatcaTCCCATGTCTTTATTTTGTGTCTGTTGGTCACTGGCCCTGGGCTAGGAACTGGGGATCCAGGGCTTCCCAAAGCTGGGTTCTTGGTGTTTGGAGGCTGTGTCATTATCAGGGGAAGTTGCTGTTCAACTCACTTTCTGTTTCATGTAACACCAAGCTCTGGGTCTCACCTTCTTTCTCTGGGTTACTCCCCTAGCTCCAGAGTCTTAGATATGGACCTTCTTCGGTTCCTGGCCTTCCTCTCTGTCCTGCTACTGTCTGGGACAGGAGTCACAGACACCCTGAGGACCTCCCTGGACCCGAGCCTGGAGATCTGTATCCTTTGGGATTGGAGGTGTTTTTGAGGGGTCTATAAATGAGGTTTGTCTATACCCACAACCCCTTGGGAGATTCCAGGGATGGAGCAGAACCCCCTAATAGGAACGGGAGAAAAAGTAAGGTGCTCTAACCAGACCTTGTTCAAGTCAGTTCtgttctgaacctcagtttccccatatgttAAATTGAGAAGGCAAGGCATATATCTCACAGCCATGAGGACTCTTGAGGATTGTACATGTGCCTCATTCTTTTTGGGTGAGGCCCTGGCTGGAGACCAAGCCCTGGCATACTGGGCTGCCTACCCAAGGGCTGGGTCTTGAAAGAATAGAGACTCATAGAGAAGGGTGGGGGGCACCCCAGGCAGAGTATACAGTGTGAGCAGAGGGGTGGAGGTTCTGGGAGCAGTGAGTGGCTGTAGGAGACTGGGGAAAGAccacggggaggggagggcaggagccAGGTCCTGAGGGTTGTATTCAGGTTGTCGGGTGTGGAATCCTCTGTGAAGTGGATGAATGATATGTTGCAGGATTCATATGCTTCTCGGAGAGTGTATTCGTTCCCTGGGGAGTCCCAGGCATGCACATCTATGCCCCTGGCAGAGACTTGCTGGCCAGGGTGGGCCCTCTCGATCGGGACCACTGGATTATCCAGGCAGGAGAACTGGTGCCAGTTCCTTAACTTAATGCTGCTCAGACAAGAAGATGTTTGAGGTGAAGCGGCGGGAGCAGCTGTTGGCGCTGAAAAACCTAGCACAGCTGAATGATgtccaccagcagtacaagatcCTTGATGTCATGCTCAAGGGGCTCTTTAAGGTGCATGCAGGCAGCGGGCAGCTCATGGCAGGCCTGGTCTTTGATCTGGACACTGATGGATGCGTAGGAGTTCCCCAAGGGGATGGTGTTCAATGAGGGGGAAGCGCAtgcacagaagatttttttttatatataattaatttattttattatttatttatttattttggagtatgttgggtcttcgttgctatgcacggtctttctctagttgcagcgagcaggggctgctcttcattgcagtgcacaggcttcttattgcggtaccttctcttgttgcagagcacgggctctagagcacagtcttcagtagttgtggcacgcgggctcagtagttgcggctcgtgggctctagagcgcaggcttagtagttgtggcgcacgggcttagttgctccgtggcatgtgggatcttcccggaccagggctcgaacccgtgtccgctgcgtTGGCAgtcaggttcttaaccactgtgccaccagggaagccccccacagaAGATTTGAAGTAGGGTTGAAGTAAATGGGGCTGGggccggtctgggaagaccttTTCAAAGCCACTCAGCCCAGGTGGGGTTCCCTCAGGTGCTGGAGGACTCCCGGACAGTGCTCATTGCTGCAGATGTGCTCCCAGATGGGCCCTTCCCCCAGGACGAGAAACTGAAGGATGGTATGGTCTTCccaatctctccctctcctcttccccactccATCCTTGATCTTCTCTAGCAGCTCCTTCCCTCTTGTTCTTGtcactcttttttctctctggaagtaCCCTCTTGTGGCACCTTCCAAGGAGTCTCTTTGGGTAGTTGGGCACTTAGTATATGATTCTCCGAGTGTTTCTCGGCTCGTTTCAGAGCCAGTTTCTGTGTCCCTGACACATATATTCTGTCGTGTGGTTAGGTGTTTGAGACGGGGGATCTAGGGAGGAGGCTTTGCCCACTTCCCCTCCAGAAATCCTTGCCTTCACCACCCTGACCCTCCTGGTAGAGATGGCAAGGGTTGTTCCCATTTATAGGAGAAAGAACTGAGGCCTTTTGAAGTGACTGGCCCATGGGAGCAGTTACCTTCACTCTTTACTACTGTTCTAAAAGCTTCAACCCCCTTAAATCCTTTTTGAGACAAGGTGAGACCAacatagataaataaaagaatattttgaatcCCTTCATCTCCTTTTCCAAGAATTTCTCTTCAGTGGTAATTGCTCCCCATTAACTGGTTACATTCTAACAGTAGAGTTTGTTAGGTCGCACTGTCTGAGACAGGACGGAAGGAGCTTTTACGTATTGAATGTTGGGCACGTTACAAATATCTCTAATCTCCATGATAACTGAGGAAGGCACTATTCCCTCCAGTTTCCACATGAAAGAGGACAGGCGGTTTGCCTGGCTCTTACCTGTAAACCAAGCGAACTCCTGAGTTCTTTGCGGTTCAAGATCGTTCTGAAGCCCAGGGGTCCCTGCCCCACTTGTCTCAGACCCAACCTGGCATATCTTTGTAGGAGTCTGCTTATCTCTGTGTGGCCTGGCCAGTGCTGGTGAGCGCTGCCTGGGCCTTATCTATAGGGGTCACTCAAACAGGGGCTGCCACCAGGGCTGGGCGTATAGTTACTATTCTTCATGCTAGCCTGGGTTCGGGGACCTGCCACCATAATGGACACTAAACTCAGTCTAAACTGATTTGTTGACTAGAGGAAGGATATTGGTGGGAAAACTGACCAAATTCAAATTAGGTCTGTGGGTTGATTaatagtattgtatcaatgttaatttcctggtttagATAGTTGTGCAATGGTTATATAAGATGATAACATTAGAGGAAGGCCAGTGAAGGAATTTTGTGGTGTATtatgtaagtctaaaattatttcaaaataagaacttaagcatttaaaataaaattgggcatacgctaaaaagaaaacaaaccctgaTGTGTTCCCTGGCCATCCTAACAGAACTGACCCCTCACAGACACTGTAGTTGTGTTAACAAAAGGTCCCAGCTCTGGACATTAGGATACCAAGTTGGGGAGGTTAGGCCCAGCGAAGCCTCATGGGCTGCATATGCCTCCATGTGCAAAATGACACCCACCTCTCTGGTCCCCATGGCAAACGAGTTTTCTGAGCTGTGAGATACAGGGGAAAGAGCATGTCCTTTGGAGTCAGCCCTGGGTTTGCAGCCCAGGTTTGCTGCTCATGAGCCGTCAGCTTCAGTTTCCCATGTGAGAAATGGGAATAGCAGACACATCTCCTTCTAAAGGTGGTTTTGATGATTCAGTGACCTGGTAGACATAAAGCCCTTAGCATGCACTGTACATGTGGTCAGCAGCCTGTGGGCCTCAGGCACCGTTCCCCTTCTCTGATTAGTGGGCTTGCCTCTGTTCTCTGGAGGGTGCGTAGGGCTGGCCAGGAGGGCTGTAGAAGGGCATCTCCCCTGGCCACTCATCAGGGTCCTCTCACCAGCTTTCTCCCAAGTGGTGGAGAACACAGCCTTCTTCGGTGATGTGGTGCTGCGCTTCCCAAGGATCGTGCACCACTGCTTTGACCACAACTCCAACTGGAACCTCCTCATCCGCTGGGGCATCAGCTTCTGCAACCAGTCGGGCGTCTTTGACCAGGGCCCCCACTCGCCCATCCTCCGCCTGGTAAGGACTGGGGTGGAGGAGGTCCGGGAGCCCTCTGTCTGGTGGTATGCTGTGAGCCACGCATCTGCCTTTAGTGAGGCCTGAATGTCAGCCTTTGGTTGCGTTTTCTGTGATAAGCCTTGGGCCACCTTGAGGTGCCCTTTCATGGGGTTCTATGCTGACCTGGGTCCCTAGGGGTCACCACCTGGCCCACATTTGTTCAGGCCTCGAAGGGGGTGGCCCTTGGGTGAGCAGGAGGCAGGAGAAGGCAGAGGATGACTAGCTTTTCCTCATCCGCAGATGGCCCAGGAGCTGGGAATCAGCGAGAAAGACTCTGACTTCCAGAACCCATTTAAAGTAGACCACACAGAGGTGAGCTGCTGGGACCTGTGGCCATGTCTGCTTGGCCTCTGCTGAGCCCTGGGAGGCCAGGGCCTGCAGGGGCTGGGGCACCTAGAGTGGAGTGTGAGGGCTTTGGACTTGGAGCCAGAAGTGCCTGGGTCTGGGCCTGAGTATCACTCGCTCACTGGTACCTTTGGGCAAGCTGCTGGCCCTGTCTTAGCCTCAGCTCCCCGTCTGTCCATGCGGTGTGGACCTCAGCTGTGAGGGCCAGTCAGAGGCTATGAACACATCCATCCCAGTGTACGGTAGGCACTGTGCCCATCAGGCGAATGTCAGGGAAGCCATGGGAGGTCAGGCCATGCTTCTCTGCCCTTGAGCCTCTGAGCACCCAGCCAGGCTTCTGTCCCACATTCCTGCACATGTTCTCCTCCTAGGGGCTGAGATGGGCTCTGAGAGCTGGAGGCTGCAGGGGAAGCATGACAGATACGGACACACAGTAGAGGGGAGGAAGAGATCAGAGGTGGCAGGGCAGGGCCTGAGCGGCAGGGAGGAAGGGCCAGAGCACTGTACTCCTCAAATCACAAGCTCTCCTCAGGTGTAGGGAGGGACCTCTGAAGGTTTAGGATTTTGCTGCTGTTTTATGGATGCTGACAGGTTAGAGACATCAGAGTTtattgcagcaaaagcagttgctGTTGGCCTGGTCATGTGGGTTTCCCGTATTCCCCAAGTCCCAGGAGGGTGACACAGAGGGGCCCAGGCAAATGCCACCCATGCAGTGGGTTTGCATCAAGTCTAGAAGCACCAAGCTTGGGAAATTCACCACCTTTATAATGAACAGAAGAAAACCAAGTCTTTGCAGGCAGACATCACCTCATCCTTCATGGTTGCTTTCTGCAAACACAACCTGAGAAATGGCCCAGGTACAGAGTGGTCTGGTGTACCAGCAAGAATGTGCAGGGCGATGGAGATCACCTCCCCACGGTCCATCCATCAGCCCTACGTGTCTTGGCTTAACTCACATTTCTACAGGAATGTCCTATTCCATGATTCATCTGATCAGTAGAGACTAGGACCACGTTTGTTCAGCTTGTCTCAGACTCCTGTCAGTAGGACTCTAAGCAGCAGGATGAGGCCACACGCAGTGTTGATCTCAACCATATGCTCCAGGGTCCTGGACTTGGCCAGCTCTGATAAGtcctggggggggcgggggcagtaGGTCTTACATTCGAAAATCAGCACGCCGTCTAAGACCAATCTATCATCTGTTACCACCCATACAAGGGTTTAGACTGAGCTGCTGATCTTTGATGCCATTGCCAGTGATTATAGGGGCCAAGAGATAGACCCAAAGCAACGCTCATCCCCAGTGGAGAGGCATTCTGCGGCCCACTGTCTCCTACATGTTACCACTTGATTTGGGTCACCATTGCATTGTTTGGCTGAGCTCTGGAGGCAGTGTTGCTGCTGAGTTGCAGCCTCGGTTGCCCTACATGGCATAACCAGGGTCACTCAGGGATCAGGAGAAGCAGATG contains these protein-coding regions:
- the CCDC134 gene encoding coiled-coil domain-containing protein 134 isoform X2 — translated: MDLLRFLAFLSVLLLSGTGVTDTLRTSLDPSLEIYKKMFEVKRREQLLALKNLAQLNDVHQQYKILDVMLKGLFKVLEDSRTVLIAADVLPDGPFPQDEKLKDAFSQVVENTAFFGDVVLRFPRIVHHCFDHNSNWNLLIRWGISFCNQSGVFDQGPHSPILRLMAQELGISEKDSDFQNPFKVDHTEGYFGSCLGWYQTQQNSSGLTASM
- the CCDC134 gene encoding coiled-coil domain-containing protein 134 isoform X1 — encoded protein: MDLLRFLAFLSVLLLSGTGVTDTLRTSLDPSLEIYKKMFEVKRREQLLALKNLAQLNDVHQQYKILDVMLKGLFKVLEDSRTVLIAADVLPDGPFPQDEKLKDAFSQVVENTAFFGDVVLRFPRIVHHCFDHNSNWNLLIRWGISFCNQSGVFDQGPHSPILRLMAQELGISEKDSDFQNPFKVDHTEFSTSTDPFQKALRGEEKRRKKEEKRKEIRKGPRISRSQSEL
- the CCDC134 gene encoding coiled-coil domain-containing protein 134 isoform X3, which translates into the protein MDLLRFLAFLSVLLLSGTGVTDTLRTSLDPSLEIYKKMFEVKRREQLLALKNLAQLNDVHQQYKILDVMLKGLFKVLEDSRTVLIAADVLPDGPFPQDEKLKDAFSQVVENTAFFGDVVLRFPRIVHHCFDHNSNWNLLIRWGISFCNQSGVFDQGPHSPILRLFSTSTDPFQKALRGEEKRRKKEEKRKEIRKGPRISRSQSEL